A DNA window from Arachis duranensis cultivar V14167 chromosome 3, aradu.V14167.gnm2.J7QH, whole genome shotgun sequence contains the following coding sequences:
- the LOC107478955 gene encoding probable polyamine oxidase 5: MVXXLYTATASKDLFELCVVEGGTRIGGRINTSEFGGDRIEMGATWIHGIGGSPIHKIAQEIHSLHSDQPWECMDGDSEELTTVAEGGFQLQPSIVDPITKLFKHLMDYSQGKMKLLTEQDNTGYYHSLAAKAFSMSKAKSGSGGLSVGSFLREGLDAYWGSVMKKGHDDYDDDDDDDDDDVKGYYGNWTRKLLEEAIFAMHENTQRTYTSAGNLMSLDYRAESEYIMFPDEEITIAKGYLSIIEHLASVLPPGLIQLGRKVTKIEWQPNQNQNQRDIDEGGRKVCVENGGSCCSCSRPVKLHFSDGSSISADHVIVTVSLGVLKAAIRDHDKGDSDSGMFCPPLPPSKAEAISRLGFGVVNKLFMQLSPTQQTQTQTQHHVNHKGFPFLQMAFHSPHSEMRHKKIPWWMRRTATLFPIYNNSTVLLSWFAGEEALALESLKDEEIINGVSTTVSSLLSHSQWQKGSDSHKLCNGIVNSSEERYQENEVRFSSVMKSKWGTDPLFLGSYSYVAVGSSGDDLDTMAEPLPKDSNCHPSASSYPLQILFAGEATHRTHYSTTHGAYFSGLREANRLLQHYHCVGIYNN, encoded by the coding sequence ATGGTGGNNNNGCTCTACACTGCAACAGCTTCAAAGGACTTATTTGAGCTCTGTGTTGTTGAAGGTGGAACAAGGATTGGTGGCAGAATAAACACCTCAGAGTTTGGTGGTGACAGGATTGAGATGGGTGCTACTTGGATCCATGGAATTGGGGGTAGCCCAATTCACAAGATTGCTCAAGAAATCCATTCTTTGCACTCTGACCAGCCATGGGAGTGCATGGATGGGGACTCAGAAGAGCTAACCACCGTAGCTGAAGGTGGATTCCAGTTACAACCCTCCATTGTTGATCCTATCACTAAACTTTTCAAGCATCTCATGGACTATTCCCAAGGGAAGATGAAGCTTCTCACTGAGCAGGACAACACTGGCTATTACCATAGCCTTGCTGCTAAGGCTTTCAGCATGTCAAAGGCCAAAAGTGGTTCTGGGGGACTTAGTGTTGGTTCTTTTCTCAGAGAGGGCCTTGATGCTTACTGGGGTTCAGTGATGAAGAAGGGgcatgatgattatgatgatgacgatgatgatgatgatgatgatgtcaaAGGGTATTATGGGAACTGGACAAGGAAGTTACTTGAAGAAGCAATCTTTGCAATGCATGAGAACACTCAGAGGACATACACATCAGCTGGTAACCTTATGAGTCTGGATTACAGGGCTGAGAGTGAATACATAATGTTCCCAGATGAAGAAATCACAATTGCTAAGGGCTACTTGAGCATAATTGAGCACTTAGCTTCTGTGTTGCCACCAGGCCTAATTCAGCTAGGTAGGAAAGTCACTAAGATTGAGTGGCAGCCAAACCAGAACCAGAACCAGAGGGACATTGATGAAGGAGGGAGAAAGGTTTGTGTGGAGAATGGtggttcttgttgttcttgttctaGGCCTGTGAAGCTACATTTCAGTGATGGTTCTTCTATTTCTGCTGATCATGTCATTGTCACTGTTTCACTTGGGGTGCTAAAAGCTGCTATCCGTGATCATGATAAAGGTGATTCAGATTCAGGTATGTTCTGTCCTCCTCTTCCACCATCAAAGGCTGAGGCAATTTCAAGACTTGGTTTTGGCGTTGTTAACAAGTTGTTTATGCAATTGAGTCCAACACaacaaacacaaacacaaacacaaCACCATGTTAACCACAAAGGGTTCCCTTTCTTGCAAATGGCTTTCCATTCACCTCACTCTGAGATGAGGCACAAGAAAATACCATGGTGGATGAGGAGAACAGCTACCCTTTTTCCCATATACAACAACTCTACGGTCCTGTTGTCTTGGTTTGCTGGGGAGGAAGCACTAGCACTTGAATCACTCAAGGATGAAGAGATCATTAATGGGGTTTCAACTACAGTCTCAAGCCTCCTATCACATTCCCAGTGGCAGAAAGGTTCAGATTCACATAAATTGTGCAATGGGATTGTTAATTCTTCCGAGGAGAGATATCAGGAAAATGAAGTGAGATTCAGCAGTGTGATGAAGAGCAAATGGGGAACTGATCCACTATTCTTAGGATCATACAGTTATGTTGCAGTAGGATCAAGTGGTGATGATTTAGATACAATGGCTGAGCCATTGCCAAAAGATAGCAATTGTCACCCTTCAGCCTCATCATACCCTCTTCAAATTTTGTTTGCAGGGGAAGCAACTCACAGAACTCATTATTCTACAACTCATGGAGCTTACTTCAGTGGCCTTAGGGAAGCCAATAGGCTTCTTCAACATTATCACTGTGTTGGGATTTATAACAACTAG